The following proteins come from a genomic window of Actinomarinicola tropica:
- a CDS encoding WhiB family transcriptional regulator produces the protein MREHTVDEPDDKGWQDYANCLGVDPDLFFPERGASTREAKEVCRGCVVRMDCLEYALTNGEKFGIWGGMSERERRRIRRQRALARNAGLEVKPVTA, from the coding sequence ATGCGAGAGCACACTGTCGACGAACCGGACGACAAGGGTTGGCAGGACTACGCGAACTGCTTGGGGGTCGACCCCGACCTGTTCTTCCCTGAGCGCGGCGCGTCCACCCGCGAGGCCAAGGAGGTGTGCCGAGGCTGCGTCGTCCGCATGGACTGCCTCGAGTACGCCCTCACCAACGGTGAGAAGTTCGGCATCTGGGGCGGCATGAGCGAGCGGGAGCGTCGTCGCATCCGTCGCCAGCGGGCCCTCGCCCGCAACGCCGGCCTCGAGGTCAAGCCGGTCACCGCCTAG
- a CDS encoding ROK family protein, whose translation MAPPPTVGVDLGGTKIYAVALADGEVVATAKRSTPRTGGPSAVLERVAEAVERLGLDGPPHRIGIGGPGPSRAGRTTLGPAPNLAGWDDAVDLAPPLRERFGEDLVVVVDNDVNAAARAEAALGAGAGAPDLLTVFVGTGVGGGLVLDGRVRTGAHGMAGEIGHLLVVPDGEPCGCGGRGHVEAYAGRAGMERIARRRHDAGEPTALVDLAGEGRMRSSIWAEALASGDAMAAELVESAASHVGTALAQVALVVDVGLVAVGGGLAERLGASFLGAVEQRVHDLLPWDSDLHVVPTRLGDPAGAIGAALLAAEQP comes from the coding sequence GTGGCCCCGCCGCCCACCGTCGGCGTCGACCTGGGCGGCACGAAGATCTACGCCGTCGCGCTCGCCGACGGCGAGGTGGTGGCCACCGCCAAGCGCTCGACCCCCCGCACCGGCGGGCCGAGCGCCGTGCTCGAGCGCGTCGCCGAGGCGGTCGAGCGGCTCGGGCTCGACGGGCCGCCCCACCGCATCGGCATCGGAGGGCCCGGACCGTCCCGCGCCGGCCGCACCACGCTCGGTCCCGCGCCGAACCTCGCCGGGTGGGACGACGCGGTCGACCTTGCGCCGCCGCTGCGCGAGCGGTTCGGCGAGGACCTGGTCGTCGTCGTCGACAACGACGTGAACGCCGCGGCCCGGGCCGAGGCGGCGCTCGGCGCCGGCGCGGGCGCGCCCGACCTGCTCACGGTGTTCGTCGGCACCGGCGTCGGCGGAGGACTGGTGCTCGACGGCCGGGTGCGCACGGGCGCCCACGGAATGGCGGGCGAGATCGGGCACCTCCTCGTCGTCCCCGACGGGGAGCCGTGCGGGTGCGGCGGGCGCGGGCACGTCGAGGCCTACGCCGGCCGGGCGGGCATGGAGCGCATCGCTCGTCGTCGCCACGACGCCGGTGAGCCCACCGCCCTCGTCGACCTGGCGGGTGAGGGCCGAATGAGGTCCAGCATCTGGGCCGAGGCGTTAGCGTCCGGGGATGCGATGGCTGCGGAGCTGGTGGAGAGCGCGGCGTCGCACGTCGGGACGGCCCTCGCCCAGGTCGCCCTCGTCGTCGACGTCGGGCTCGTCGCCGTCGGTGGCGGCCTCGCCGAGCGGCTCGGTGCCTCGTTCCTCGGCGCCGTCGAGCAGCGCGTCCACGACCTCCTCCCCTGGGACTCCGACCTCCACGTCGTCCCGACCCGGCTCGGCGACCCCGCCGGCGCGATCGGCGCCGCCCTCCTCGCCGCCGAGCAGCCGTAG
- a CDS encoding glutamate formiminotransferase yields MIECVVNVSEGRDAATLDALADSAGDALLDLHRDPHHHRSVLTLAGVDAVRAVARVAVGRIDLTRHDGVHPRIGAVDVVPFVALGRTPSADALAARDDYARWSATELAVPCLLYGPERTLPDVRRAAFAGLLPDHGPDTPHPTAGATAVGARPILVAYNVWLVEPDLSLARRIAREIRRPGLRSLGLQVGDRVQVSMNLVAPDDIGPGVAYDAVAARVPVAGAELVGLVPRRVLLAEPRHRWAELDLAEDRTIEARLDRAGWPWTDRSRR; encoded by the coding sequence ATGATCGAGTGCGTCGTCAACGTGAGCGAGGGGCGCGACGCGGCGACGCTCGACGCCCTGGCCGACAGCGCCGGCGACGCCCTCCTCGACCTGCACCGCGATCCCCACCACCACCGCAGCGTCCTCACCCTCGCCGGCGTCGACGCGGTGCGCGCGGTGGCCCGGGTGGCCGTCGGACGCATCGACCTGACCCGCCACGACGGGGTCCACCCCCGCATCGGCGCGGTCGACGTGGTGCCCTTCGTCGCCCTCGGGCGCACGCCGTCCGCCGATGCCCTCGCCGCCCGGGACGACTACGCCCGCTGGTCGGCGACGGAGCTGGCCGTGCCCTGCTTGCTCTACGGCCCCGAGCGCACCCTGCCCGACGTGCGTCGCGCGGCGTTCGCCGGCCTCCTCCCCGACCACGGCCCCGACACCCCCCACCCCACCGCCGGCGCCACCGCCGTCGGGGCCCGACCGATCCTCGTCGCCTACAACGTGTGGCTGGTCGAGCCCGACCTGTCCCTGGCCCGGCGGATCGCCCGCGAGATCCGCCGACCGGGCCTGCGTTCGCTCGGGTTGCAGGTGGGCGACCGGGTCCAGGTGTCGATGAACCTCGTCGCACCCGACGACATCGGGCCGGGCGTGGCCTACGACGCCGTCGCCGCGCGGGTGCCGGTCGCCGGCGCCGAGCTCGTCGGCCTGGTGCCGCGACGGGTGCTCCTCGCCGAACCCCGGCACCGGTGGGCGGAGCTGGATCTGGCCGAGGACCGCACGATCGAGGCGCGCCTCGATCGTGCGGGCTGGCCGTGGACGGACCGCTCTAGGCGGTGA
- a CDS encoding WhiB family transcriptional regulator, whose translation MRHETDENWMARGRCNDQPPSLFFPSDGVGVEIAKRICAECPVKEPCREYALANRIDHGVWGGTSERERRRILRSRRLAAEAATSAR comes from the coding sequence ATGCGACACGAGACGGACGAGAACTGGATGGCCCGGGGGCGGTGCAACGATCAGCCGCCGTCCCTGTTCTTCCCGAGCGACGGCGTGGGCGTCGAGATCGCCAAGCGCATCTGCGCCGAGTGCCCGGTGAAGGAGCCGTGCCGGGAGTACGCCCTGGCCAACCGCATCGACCACGGTGTGTGGGGCGGCACCTCGGAGCGTGAGCGGCGCCGCATCCTGCGCAGCCGCCGGCTGGCGGCGGAGGCCGCGACCAGCGCCCGCTGA
- a CDS encoding Sec-independent protein translocase subunit TatA/TatB, producing MNLGPGELGIILVIVLVLFGGAKLPKLARSLGQAQKEFRQGMSEGYTDEEQGQQQGPSSPPQA from the coding sequence GTGAACCTCGGTCCCGGTGAGCTCGGCATCATCCTCGTCATCGTCCTCGTCCTCTTCGGCGGCGCCAAGCTGCCGAAGCTCGCCCGGTCGCTCGGCCAGGCGCAGAAGGAGTTCCGCCAGGGGATGTCCGAGGGGTACACCGACGAGGAGCAGGGCCAGCAGCAGGGCCCGTCCTCGCCGCCGCAGGCCTAG